The Sinomicrobium kalidii genome contains a region encoding:
- a CDS encoding hybrid sensor histidine kinase/response regulator transcription factor produces the protein MRTTLFLWVLLFCVNARAQYTNLKFENLSTTEGLSSSTCTEIFQDKDGFLWFGTIDGLNKYNGSAFTIYRPELNDRNSISGNRITSITQDNRGRLWIGTSNGLNVLDKHTGKFTRIYFGSDASGQTGVVDVINTLFYDDTANTLWIGTKNGLLRLPLDKVDESSLKTPAFTRYTHMAGVPRSIDHNNITGILKDRDGYIWIGTSGAHLNRYIPASEEEGKADGFERVAMDIPRSYGLDHMPKSILEDRDGDFWIGNNLSGLVMWDREKQVFERKQYTTEGNIPIFDMYRDSKGMIWIATDGYGLYLIDKEKDTIHHITHNPSDPFSLPNDQPSKILEDKDGTLWIASYNKGVSKLVLSKSAFGHYFFQPGNPNSLGAKIAQSVIQTRDGKIWIGTDGGGLSAFDESTGKFRHYVHKKGDPSSLSSNKIVYLTEGQEGAIWVCTWNGGLNKFNPGTGKAVRYKHHLSDPYSIGQNTVWCAVEDSRKRLWAGTQTAGLNLFDPVSGKFYTYRHDPGKEYSLASDFVFHLYTDSGKRLLVGTSSGLSVLYPEDYLTEDIPANLKFREIEEDVIKGNRINHIAEDHRGNIWLGTDLGLHKLNGKLQWQKSYSTHDGLPNNLVVGIQEDDTGNLWITTKSGLSRLNPETGEFKNFNTHDGLQGMEFQSKSIAKTGDGRILAGGINGFNIFRPEDMDAEADLIRPVLTEFRLFNRTVKSKDTVNGRVLFDRPVSRTKTIRLRYDEDHISLGFLALHYQNPERVRYAYKMEGLDKGWIYSGANAIANYSNLAAGDYVFKIKATVNDSWDTAPVSRLKLSVSSPPWMTWWAFVLYGIAGITVFWVGMRYYTRMVREEKEHELDQMKLRFFINVSHEFRTPLTLILNPLDKILSSYDDPEQVKSSAQTIRRSARRLLNLTNQLLDFRKMEQGKAPLETVQGDMVKFCRDIFSLFVDLADMKTIDFRFESEAEELMAWFDPDKVEKIMTNLLSNALKFTDAGGSVTLDISRISWSDNRSGLFFPFAKGNKKKKADGIAIKVKDTGIGFRKNHLKEVFTRFFHANQTRTGTGIGLNFTRSLVEIHGGEIQVNSEYGKGTVFTVKLPADSRPYATKGRDIPLKDHIFDSDTIKSAAYEISVSEGYKKTGEKNTTDRHTKTKKPVILIVEDNKELRVLLKNEFKADFKIKEAENGAEGLKKTKKYFPDLIVSDVMMPEMSGFELCRTIKSDIEICHTPVILLTARSLEEDRVEGYNTGADGYLPKPFHMNVLKARINNLLENRKKLREKFVSVVGVTSPGALATNALDEVFLDKTTKIILDNVENPDFGLEALLKEIAMSRSHFYRKINTLTGQNPSSFIRTVRLKYASEQLLKGCYSVKEVAYMAGFNSSAYFSKTFRELFGQSPNAFVEQATAKGSFQVS, from the coding sequence ATGAGGACTACGCTGTTCTTATGGGTGTTACTTTTTTGTGTTAATGCAAGGGCACAATACACCAACCTGAAATTTGAGAACCTTTCTACCACCGAGGGGCTTTCGAGCAGTACCTGTACCGAAATATTCCAGGACAAGGACGGCTTTCTCTGGTTTGGCACTATTGACGGCCTGAACAAGTATAACGGTTCTGCTTTTACGATATACCGTCCGGAATTGAATGACCGGAATTCCATTAGCGGGAACCGGATAACTTCCATTACGCAAGACAACAGGGGAAGGTTGTGGATCGGCACAAGCAACGGATTGAATGTATTGGATAAGCACACCGGAAAATTTACCCGTATCTATTTTGGTTCCGATGCATCCGGTCAGACAGGGGTAGTTGATGTGATCAATACGCTTTTTTATGACGATACAGCCAATACCTTGTGGATAGGGACAAAAAACGGGCTGTTAAGACTTCCGTTGGACAAGGTAGACGAATCTTCCCTCAAAACCCCGGCATTTACCCGTTACACCCACATGGCAGGTGTACCGCGATCCATAGACCATAATAACATTACAGGTATCCTGAAGGACCGGGACGGTTATATCTGGATAGGTACTTCGGGAGCGCACCTGAACCGATATATTCCCGCATCTGAAGAGGAAGGGAAAGCCGACGGATTTGAGCGGGTTGCCATGGATATTCCCCGAAGTTACGGGCTGGACCATATGCCGAAAAGCATACTGGAAGACAGGGACGGGGATTTCTGGATAGGGAATAACCTCTCCGGGCTGGTTATGTGGGACCGGGAAAAACAGGTGTTTGAACGAAAGCAATATACCACCGAAGGTAACATTCCCATATTCGATATGTACCGGGACAGCAAAGGGATGATATGGATAGCCACAGATGGCTACGGACTATACCTTATCGACAAGGAAAAGGACACCATACACCATATAACCCATAATCCTTCAGACCCTTTTTCCCTTCCCAATGACCAGCCCTCGAAAATACTTGAGGACAAAGACGGTACATTGTGGATCGCCTCTTATAACAAAGGAGTAAGCAAACTGGTTTTATCGAAGTCGGCCTTCGGACATTATTTCTTTCAGCCGGGAAACCCCAACAGCCTGGGTGCGAAAATCGCACAATCCGTTATACAGACCCGTGACGGAAAGATATGGATAGGCACGGATGGGGGCGGACTCAGTGCATTCGATGAATCTACGGGGAAATTCCGGCATTACGTCCATAAAAAGGGAGACCCTTCTTCACTGAGTTCAAATAAGATCGTATACCTGACCGAAGGACAGGAAGGCGCCATATGGGTATGTACATGGAACGGGGGACTCAATAAGTTCAATCCCGGTACCGGCAAAGCCGTACGTTATAAACACCATCTTTCCGATCCGTATTCCATAGGGCAGAATACGGTCTGGTGTGCCGTTGAAGATAGTCGGAAACGACTGTGGGCAGGCACACAAACCGCAGGACTCAACCTGTTTGATCCCGTTTCCGGAAAATTTTATACGTACCGGCACGATCCCGGTAAGGAATACAGTCTTGCCAGTGATTTTGTCTTTCACCTTTATACGGATTCCGGAAAACGGCTATTGGTAGGCACCTCTTCCGGGCTTTCCGTGTTGTATCCCGAAGACTATTTAACGGAAGACATTCCTGCCAACCTGAAATTCCGGGAAATCGAAGAAGATGTTATAAAGGGAAACCGGATAAATCATATTGCAGAAGATCATCGCGGCAATATCTGGCTGGGGACAGACCTCGGCCTGCACAAGCTTAATGGAAAACTGCAATGGCAAAAGTCTTATTCCACTCATGACGGATTGCCCAATAATCTCGTAGTGGGGATACAGGAAGACGATACCGGTAACCTGTGGATCACAACCAAAAGCGGACTTTCCCGGCTCAACCCCGAAACCGGGGAATTCAAGAATTTTAATACACACGACGGGCTGCAGGGCATGGAATTTCAAAGCAAGTCCATCGCCAAAACCGGGGACGGGCGTATCCTGGCGGGAGGGATTAACGGGTTTAATATCTTCCGCCCGGAAGATATGGATGCCGAAGCGGATCTTATCCGGCCCGTCCTGACCGAATTCCGGCTCTTTAACCGGACCGTGAAGAGTAAGGACACCGTAAACGGTCGCGTGCTGTTTGACAGACCGGTTTCCCGAACAAAAACGATCCGGTTGCGATATGACGAAGATCATATTTCACTGGGTTTTCTCGCGCTGCATTATCAAAATCCGGAAAGGGTACGTTATGCCTATAAAATGGAAGGGCTGGACAAGGGCTGGATATATTCCGGTGCCAATGCCATAGCCAACTACTCCAATCTTGCGGCGGGCGATTATGTTTTTAAGATAAAGGCTACGGTAAACGATTCCTGGGATACGGCCCCGGTATCCCGGTTAAAACTGAGTGTATCATCTCCTCCCTGGATGACCTGGTGGGCTTTTGTGCTCTACGGTATTGCCGGGATCACTGTTTTTTGGGTGGGCATGCGATACTATACCCGGATGGTAAGGGAAGAAAAGGAACATGAGCTCGACCAGATGAAGCTTCGCTTTTTTATTAATGTCTCCCATGAATTCAGAACACCACTGACCCTAATACTTAATCCCCTGGACAAAATACTCTCCTCTTATGATGATCCCGAACAAGTAAAGTCCTCTGCCCAAACTATCCGCCGAAGCGCCAGGAGACTGCTCAACCTGACCAATCAATTACTCGATTTCCGGAAAATGGAACAGGGAAAAGCCCCCCTTGAAACGGTTCAGGGGGATATGGTGAAATTTTGCCGGGATATTTTCTCACTTTTTGTCGATCTGGCCGATATGAAGACCATTGATTTCCGTTTTGAATCCGAAGCGGAAGAACTTATGGCATGGTTTGATCCGGACAAGGTGGAAAAAATAATGACCAACCTTTTGTCGAATGCCTTGAAGTTTACCGATGCCGGGGGAAGTGTCACTCTTGATATATCTAGAATATCGTGGAGCGACAACCGTAGTGGTCTATTTTTCCCGTTCGCTAAGGGAAATAAGAAAAAGAAAGCAGATGGTATAGCGATAAAAGTAAAAGATACGGGGATAGGTTTCAGGAAAAATCATCTGAAAGAAGTCTTTACCCGGTTTTTTCATGCCAACCAGACCAGGACAGGAACGGGGATCGGGCTTAATTTTACCCGGAGCCTCGTGGAAATTCACGGCGGGGAAATACAGGTAAACAGTGAGTATGGCAAGGGAACCGTTTTTACCGTAAAATTACCCGCAGACAGCAGACCGTATGCGACAAAGGGCAGGGATATCCCGCTTAAAGATCACATTTTTGATTCCGATACCATAAAATCTGCAGCGTATGAGATCTCGGTCTCCGAAGGGTATAAAAAGACCGGGGAGAAAAACACAACAGACAGGCATACCAAAACAAAAAAGCCGGTAATACTCATTGTTGAAGATAACAAGGAACTTCGGGTGCTTCTCAAAAATGAATTTAAGGCAGATTTTAAAATAAAAGAGGCCGAAAACGGAGCGGAAGGGCTTAAAAAGACCAAAAAATATTTCCCGGACCTTATTGTCAGTGACGTGATGATGCCCGAAATGAGCGGTTTTGAGTTGTGCAGAACGATAAAGTCCGATATAGAAATCTGCCATACCCCCGTTATTTTACTTACGGCCCGAAGCCTGGAAGAAGACAGGGTAGAGGGTTATAATACCGGTGCGGACGGATACCTCCCCAAACCTTTTCACATGAATGTCCTCAAGGCCCGCATAAACAACCTTTTGGAGAACAGGAAGAAGCTGAGAGAAAAATTTGTTTCCGTAGTCGGGGTGACGTCGCCCGGAGCGTTGGCTACCAACGCCCTGGATGAGGTTTTCCTGGACAAGACGACCAAGATCATTCTGGACAATGTTGAAAACCCGGATTTCGGACTGGAAGCCCTGTTAAAGGAAATCGCCATGAGCCGCTCGCACTTTTATCGCAAAATAAATACCCTTACGGGGCAGAATCCCAGTAGTTTTATACGTACCGTACGTTTAAAATACGCTTCGGAGCAGTTGCTTAAAGGGTGTTATTCGGTTAAGGAAGTCGCTTACATGGCCGGCTTTAATTCTTCGGCATATTTCAGTAAAACCTTCCGGGAGCTTTTCGGACAAAGCCCGAATGCGTTTGTGGAGCAAGCCACGGCAAAAGGATCTTTTCAGGTTTCCTGA
- a CDS encoding tetratricopeptide repeat protein produces MILLLIPFLCSGQDSGEKNGDPPIRDPLFYTYKAELKDALESGTAGTIAQKHIQLGEFYRKNEVFTEAIGQYNQAIEILDESPKDSVHSILQRKIGEIYLSLKLFPKARKYFEASKNIARKIRYERGQARAEGLLGTCAEKEGNYLEALKHQQESLKLFEQINDKRGIAFVNENIGSIYEDLKQYETAHDHFEKALSYFKDRDDDAQISVLNNMGDMFRKTGNHNEALEYTSLALRMAVDNNNLHQQKSAHQDLSEVYAGMGDYNKAYRHLMTYDKMYKEMYETQNIKHFNVLQTAYEINEKEAQIALLKHRNETVTANRNLIMVTAMALLLLSGLLYVYFFRKRREKVKLQQYRQRLLQAELEKREIEEKRLQDEINLKTAALSRYSLNMAQKNKLIADMASTLKNIASRKQMDVHAKIRSLARALDADLKQEEEWDEFMGFFKDIHPDFFKKLSGISRDKLSSAELRLAMLLRLNLSSKEIAPVLRVTPDSVRVARYRLRKKLPIPPKQELVNFLMEL; encoded by the coding sequence ATGATCCTTCTCCTGATCCCCTTTTTATGTTCCGGGCAGGATTCCGGTGAAAAAAACGGAGACCCCCCGATCCGGGATCCGCTGTTCTACACGTATAAAGCCGAGTTAAAAGATGCTCTGGAAAGTGGCACGGCGGGAACTATCGCACAAAAGCACATTCAACTGGGGGAATTTTACCGGAAGAACGAGGTCTTTACGGAAGCCATCGGCCAGTACAACCAGGCCATAGAGATCCTTGATGAAAGCCCGAAGGACAGTGTGCACAGCATCCTGCAACGGAAGATCGGGGAAATATACCTTTCGCTCAAACTTTTCCCCAAGGCCAGGAAGTATTTTGAAGCGAGTAAAAACATCGCCCGGAAAATCCGGTACGAACGTGGTCAGGCCAGGGCCGAGGGACTTTTGGGTACCTGTGCGGAAAAAGAAGGAAATTACCTGGAAGCCCTGAAACACCAACAGGAAAGCCTGAAACTTTTTGAACAGATCAATGACAAACGGGGCATAGCCTTTGTCAACGAAAATATAGGGAGCATTTATGAAGATTTAAAACAATACGAAACCGCCCATGACCATTTTGAAAAAGCATTGTCTTATTTTAAGGACCGGGATGACGATGCGCAAATAAGCGTGCTCAACAATATGGGCGATATGTTCCGGAAAACGGGGAACCATAACGAAGCCCTGGAATACACTTCCCTGGCCCTTCGAATGGCCGTGGACAACAACAATTTGCATCAACAGAAGAGCGCTCATCAGGACCTTTCGGAGGTGTATGCCGGAATGGGGGATTACAATAAGGCGTACCGGCACCTTATGACCTATGACAAGATGTATAAGGAAATGTACGAGACCCAGAATATCAAGCATTTCAATGTGCTGCAGACGGCTTATGAAATCAATGAAAAGGAAGCACAGATAGCATTGCTCAAACACCGGAACGAAACCGTCACGGCCAATCGTAACCTGATTATGGTTACAGCCATGGCCCTGTTGCTGCTAAGCGGGTTGCTGTACGTATATTTTTTCCGGAAACGCCGGGAGAAAGTAAAATTGCAGCAATACAGACAGCGTTTGTTGCAGGCCGAACTGGAAAAAAGGGAAATAGAGGAGAAAAGGCTGCAGGATGAAATAAACCTCAAAACCGCTGCCCTGTCCAGGTATAGTCTGAACATGGCCCAGAAGAACAAGCTGATTGCCGACATGGCGTCGACACTCAAAAATATTGCTTCCCGAAAGCAGATGGATGTCCATGCCAAAATAAGATCCCTGGCCAGAGCGCTGGATGCCGACCTGAAACAGGAAGAGGAATGGGACGAATTTATGGGTTTTTTCAAAGACATCCATCCCGATTTTTTCAAAAAACTATCGGGAATTTCAAGGGATAAACTGTCCTCTGCCGAACTCCGACTGGCCATGTTGCTACGTCTTAACCTCTCTTCCAAGGAAATTGCTCCTGTTCTCCGGGTCACTCCGGACAGTGTGAGGGTAGCGCGATACCGGCTCAGGAAAAAACTGCCCATCCCCCCAAAACAGGAACTCGTCAATTTTTTGATGGAACTGTAG
- a CDS encoding TonB-dependent receptor, with the protein MKPEIYLKLLFTTLLVALLPARAEAQQAGNIQGVITDDTGLYVPGATVLIKDLDKGTVTNFDGEFTFVDVAEGTHTISVHYLGYATLTREVNITAGETATLDLSLTSQNTQLDEVVLTGYGFGSQAKALNTQKNRQNITNIISADQLGKFPDANIGDAVKRVPGITMQVDQGEARDIVVRGLAPQLNSVTLNGSRIPSAEGENRNVQMDLIPSDMIQTIEVSKAVTPDMDADALGGSVNLITRSAPGSFRLSATAGSGINTITNKRILNGSFLLGDRSKNKKFGWMVSASINDNDFGSDNVEAEWSNEFEYNNGDGDNPESVEVNPYASQVEIRKYLVQRVRRSISANFEYNFNADNTVYFKSMYNWRDDRENRYAAATEILDGEDIGPGDFEVDASGNLIRFPVESERSLKGGVDTKRAKNRRLEEQRMQNYSLGGEHLLGKVKMDWMASYAKAQEKKPQERGYDFVSEAYTITNGTDTRKPIHLAGTPLSPEEYEFDGFEEENSLAEEEDVNAFVNFQLPADFFGNGDGIVKFGVRGRFKNKSNQLDAAAYSPLSGLETMADTDIISYNDDDFLAGSQYIPGSFTSAAYVGGLDFSDESLFEKEDLPGDYLGENFEVRENVVAGYVMANQKLGDRLSVLAGVRVESTWSESKGNEVILDEEGEFAGSNRLTDENSYTNILPGLHFKYNVNSNTVLRLAWTNTLSRPNYIDLAPYERIVREDEEIHLGNPELEPTTSMNFDLMAEHYFQSVGILSGGVFYKDLKDFIYLFVTEDEATGYDRFQPFNGDNASIFGFEAAFQRQLDFLPGFARNLNLYLNYTYLDANARGVTNEDGDERGDLDLPGSAPHMFNASLSYAGKKFGARISANYSGDYLSELGGESFEDRYYDKQFFLDFNMSFAINKNLRIYADVNNITNQPLRFYQGMKNRTMQMEYYGRRITFGVKYDLF; encoded by the coding sequence ATGAAGCCGGAAATTTACTTGAAACTACTCTTTACCACCCTGCTTGTTGCCTTGTTGCCTGCGCGGGCAGAGGCTCAGCAGGCCGGAAATATCCAGGGTGTCATTACTGATGATACCGGATTGTATGTCCCCGGTGCCACGGTTTTGATCAAAGACCTCGACAAAGGTACGGTAACCAATTTTGACGGGGAATTTACATTTGTCGATGTGGCCGAAGGCACCCATACCATATCGGTACATTACCTGGGCTATGCTACACTCACCCGGGAAGTAAACATTACTGCCGGGGAAACCGCCACGCTTGATTTATCTCTGACCTCACAGAATACACAACTGGACGAAGTGGTGTTAACGGGCTATGGTTTCGGGAGCCAGGCGAAAGCCCTGAACACCCAGAAGAACCGGCAGAATATTACCAATATCATATCGGCGGATCAACTGGGCAAGTTTCCCGATGCCAATATCGGCGATGCGGTAAAACGCGTTCCGGGGATCACCATGCAGGTAGACCAGGGAGAAGCGCGGGATATCGTGGTGAGGGGACTGGCACCCCAGCTCAATTCGGTAACACTGAACGGTAGCCGTATCCCTTCGGCCGAAGGCGAGAACCGTAACGTTCAGATGGATTTGATCCCTTCAGACATGATCCAGACCATTGAGGTAAGCAAGGCGGTCACCCCGGATATGGATGCCGACGCCCTTGGCGGGTCCGTTAACCTGATTACCCGTTCGGCCCCCGGCAGCTTCAGGTTGTCTGCTACCGCCGGTTCCGGAATCAACACCATAACAAACAAACGCATCCTTAACGGATCGTTCCTCCTCGGCGACCGGAGCAAGAACAAAAAGTTCGGCTGGATGGTATCGGCTTCCATAAACGATAACGACTTCGGCAGCGATAACGTGGAGGCCGAATGGAGCAACGAATTTGAATACAACAACGGTGACGGGGACAACCCGGAATCGGTAGAGGTGAATCCTTATGCTTCCCAGGTGGAAATCAGAAAATATCTGGTACAGCGGGTGCGGCGTAGTATTTCGGCCAATTTTGAGTATAACTTCAATGCTGACAATACGGTTTACTTCAAGTCCATGTACAACTGGCGCGATGACCGGGAGAACCGTTATGCCGCTGCCACTGAAATCCTGGATGGTGAGGATATCGGCCCCGGGGATTTTGAAGTGGATGCCAGTGGCAACCTGATACGTTTTCCCGTGGAATCCGAAAGGTCGCTAAAAGGAGGGGTGGACACCAAACGCGCCAAAAACCGCCGTCTCGAAGAACAGCGTATGCAAAACTACAGCCTGGGCGGTGAACATCTTTTGGGTAAGGTAAAAATGGACTGGATGGCTTCTTATGCCAAAGCACAGGAAAAAAAGCCTCAGGAACGCGGCTATGATTTTGTAAGTGAGGCTTATACCATAACGAATGGTACGGACACCCGCAAACCCATACACCTGGCCGGGACACCGCTTTCCCCGGAAGAATACGAGTTTGATGGTTTCGAGGAAGAAAATTCCCTTGCCGAAGAGGAAGACGTCAATGCCTTTGTGAATTTTCAACTGCCCGCCGATTTCTTTGGAAACGGTGACGGTATTGTGAAATTTGGTGTACGGGGCCGTTTCAAAAACAAATCGAACCAGCTCGATGCTGCAGCGTATTCCCCGCTATCCGGACTGGAAACCATGGCAGATACCGATATTATCAGTTATAATGACGACGATTTTCTCGCAGGGAGCCAGTACATACCGGGAAGCTTTACCTCTGCTGCCTATGTTGGTGGTCTGGATTTTTCAGATGAAAGCCTGTTTGAAAAAGAAGACCTCCCCGGTGATTACCTGGGTGAAAACTTCGAGGTAAGGGAAAATGTAGTGGCCGGTTATGTGATGGCCAATCAAAAACTGGGAGACAGGCTGAGTGTCCTGGCCGGGGTTCGTGTGGAGAGCACCTGGTCGGAAAGCAAAGGGAACGAGGTGATCCTGGACGAAGAAGGCGAATTTGCAGGGAGCAACAGACTAACCGACGAAAACAGCTATACCAATATTCTTCCGGGACTCCATTTTAAGTATAACGTGAATAGCAATACGGTACTTCGCCTGGCCTGGACCAACACACTGTCGCGCCCCAATTACATTGACCTGGCGCCTTATGAAAGGATTGTGCGTGAAGACGAGGAAATCCACCTCGGAAACCCGGAATTGGAACCTACTACGTCCATGAACTTTGACCTGATGGCCGAACACTATTTTCAATCCGTAGGAATTTTGTCCGGAGGAGTGTTCTACAAGGACCTGAAAGACTTTATCTACCTATTCGTTACGGAAGACGAAGCCACCGGATACGATCGCTTTCAGCCGTTTAACGGAGACAATGCCAGCATATTCGGTTTTGAGGCGGCTTTTCAGCGTCAGCTCGATTTCCTCCCGGGTTTTGCCAGAAACCTGAACCTCTATCTGAACTACACCTACCTGGATGCCAATGCCAGGGGAGTGACCAATGAAGACGGAGACGAACGCGGCGATCTGGACCTTCCCGGTTCGGCCCCTCACATGTTTAACGCTTCGCTGTCATATGCAGGTAAAAAATTCGGGGCCAGGATTTCGGCCAATTATTCCGGGGATTACCTGAGCGAACTGGGCGGCGAAAGTTTTGAGGACCGTTATTACGACAAGCAGTTTTTCCTCGACTTCAACATGTCGTTTGCCATCAATAAAAACCTGCGCATCTATGCCGATGTAAACAACATTACCAACCAGCCGCTGCGTTTTTACCAGGGGATGAAAAACCGGACCATGCAGATGGAATACTACGGAAGAAGGATTACCTTCGGTGTAAAGTATGACCTGTTTTAA
- a CDS encoding phytase, which translates to MKKLVYLAFVLAMLSCKEQLPVIKPTLVTERTPNDTDDPAIWVNRNNPEESIVFGTDKGEQDQPDSGVYAFDLNGKLIPEKSITGLIRTNNVDIEYGFELNDSTQTDILVFTERGRRQIRVFSVPDMQPLDNGGFKVFEDADNSNPEFKQPMGISVYKNPETGNISAIVSRKNGPAEGYLYQYELISGSAGVKANLVRKFGKFSGKKEIEAIAVDDALGHVYYSDEQVGVRKYYADPEKGNEELALFGEEYFRDDNEGIAIVAYPDGEGYIIVSDQGAHTFNFFKRSDHTFVKSLNLGTMSTDGCEITLEALGNKFPNGLFVSMNDDRNFFYHAVNSLKL; encoded by the coding sequence ATGAAGAAATTAGTATACCTGGCATTCGTGCTGGCAATGTTGTCCTGTAAAGAACAATTACCCGTAATAAAACCGACTCTGGTTACCGAAAGAACACCCAACGATACCGATGATCCTGCCATTTGGGTAAACCGCAACAACCCGGAAGAAAGTATTGTTTTCGGTACGGACAAGGGCGAGCAGGACCAACCTGATAGCGGCGTTTATGCCTTTGATCTCAATGGAAAACTCATTCCGGAAAAGAGTATTACCGGGCTTATCCGCACCAACAATGTCGATATAGAATACGGATTTGAACTGAACGATTCCACCCAGACCGACATCCTGGTGTTTACCGAACGCGGCCGGCGGCAGATCCGGGTATTTTCCGTCCCGGATATGCAGCCCCTGGACAACGGTGGTTTCAAGGTATTTGAGGATGCAGATAACAGCAATCCCGAATTCAAACAGCCCATGGGAATTTCCGTTTACAAAAATCCCGAAACCGGGAATATTTCAGCTATTGTCAGCAGGAAAAACGGTCCTGCCGAAGGCTATTTGTACCAATATGAACTTATTTCCGGTTCCGCGGGCGTTAAGGCTAACCTGGTAAGGAAGTTCGGCAAATTCAGTGGTAAAAAGGAGATTGAAGCCATAGCTGTAGACGATGCCCTGGGCCATGTGTATTATTCTGATGAGCAAGTGGGAGTACGCAAGTATTATGCCGATCCCGAAAAAGGCAATGAAGAACTGGCCCTGTTTGGTGAGGAATATTTTAGGGACGACAACGAGGGCATTGCCATTGTTGCTTATCCGGACGGAGAAGGTTATATTATTGTATCCGATCAGGGAGCCCATACGTTCAATTTTTTCAAACGCAGTGATCACACGTTCGTGAAGTCCCTCAACCTGGGCACGATGAGTACCGATGGTTGTGAGATCACCCTGGAAGCCCTGGGCAATAAGTTCCCCAACGGCCTGTTCGTTTCCATGAACGACGACAGGAATTTCTTCTATCACGCCGTAAATTCCCTGAAGTTGTGA
- a CDS encoding glycoside hydrolase family 26 protein, producing the protein MLSSCKSSSYLRKTELTDLKASKTLKKTYLRIRNMSRKEIALGHQDATAYGVVWKHDGSGTLDRSDIDDVTGKFPAVYGFDIGHIELGNTHNLDSVPFDLMRKLIVKAHENGGIVTLSWHADNPVSGGSSWDTVPAVSQILKGGNFRKRYEGWMEKVALFIRSLKDAHGQPVPVVFRPFHEMNGSWFWWGAGNCSINDYVQLWRETVNLLRYEHKVHNVLYAYSPNTLNEKEEYLRFYPGDDFVDILGIDIYNHSGDDIYREALRNDIAVMRAFAASRDKPFALTETGNIQRGHPRWWTEVLYPAVKNSGIAWLLVWRNHSPEHFFAPYPEDPLADDFRMFGEHKDILFLKDIREIGFEPRPDFTRQPGK; encoded by the coding sequence ATGCTTTCGTCCTGTAAAAGTTCCTCCTATCTCAGGAAAACGGAACTGACGGATTTAAAAGCTTCCAAAACTCTTAAAAAAACCTACCTGCGTATCCGGAACATGTCGCGCAAGGAAATTGCCCTGGGACACCAGGATGCTACAGCCTATGGAGTAGTCTGGAAACACGACGGTTCCGGAACATTGGACAGGAGTGATATAGATGATGTAACAGGAAAATTTCCTGCCGTTTACGGCTTTGATATAGGCCATATAGAACTGGGGAATACGCATAACCTCGACTCCGTTCCCTTTGACCTTATGCGGAAGCTTATTGTAAAGGCCCACGAAAACGGAGGCATTGTTACGCTGAGCTGGCATGCCGATAACCCCGTTTCGGGAGGGAGTTCGTGGGATACGGTTCCTGCGGTTTCACAAATCCTTAAAGGCGGTAATTTCAGGAAGAGATACGAAGGATGGATGGAAAAGGTAGCCCTTTTTATCCGTTCGCTAAAGGATGCTCACGGACAACCGGTTCCCGTGGTCTTCCGCCCTTTTCACGAAATGAACGGTTCCTGGTTCTGGTGGGGAGCGGGAAACTGCAGCATAAACGATTATGTACAGCTGTGGCGGGAAACAGTGAACCTCCTTCGTTATGAACACAAGGTACACAATGTGTTGTATGCCTATTCGCCCAATACCCTGAATGAAAAGGAGGAATACCTGCGATTTTATCCCGGTGATGATTTTGTGGATATACTGGGGATAGACATTTATAATCACAGCGGGGACGATATTTACAGGGAAGCGTTACGTAACGACATAGCGGTAATGAGAGCCTTTGCCGCCTCAAGGGACAAACCTTTCGCCCTGACAGAAACGGGAAATATACAGCGCGGTCATCCCCGGTGGTGGACAGAAGTGTTATACCCGGCGGTGAAAAATAGCGGTATAGCCTGGCTGCTTGTATGGCGCAATCACAGTCCCGAACATTTTTTTGCACCCTACCCCGAAGATCCGCTTGCAGATGATTTCCGGATGTTCGGGGAACATAAGGATATCCTTTTCCTGAAAGACATTAGGGAGATTGGTTTTGAACCCCGCCCGGATTTCACCCGGCAACCTGGAAAATAG